The following are encoded together in the Azospirillum lipoferum 4B genome:
- a CDS encoding polysaccharide biosynthesis/export family protein produces MNRRHVIRALGQGIGLTALAVAMVGCAGNDAPLETANVGQISEYRLGAGDALRVIVFGEEQLSGEFRVDGTGKVAMPLIGEVSAKDRSTRDLEKEISTRLSAGYVKDPKVSVEVLNHRPFFILGEVRNPGQYQYVNGMTALSAVAMAGGYTYRAKEDYVLITRGADPKKEIRRAPITTSVMPDDVVRVPERYF; encoded by the coding sequence ATGAATCGACGTCATGTGATCCGTGCGCTGGGCCAGGGGATCGGATTGACCGCGCTCGCCGTCGCCATGGTCGGCTGCGCCGGCAACGACGCTCCGTTGGAAACCGCCAATGTCGGCCAGATCAGCGAGTACCGTCTGGGGGCCGGCGACGCGTTGCGCGTCATCGTCTTCGGCGAGGAGCAGCTGTCCGGCGAGTTCCGCGTCGATGGCACCGGAAAGGTCGCCATGCCGCTGATCGGCGAGGTCTCGGCCAAGGACCGCAGCACCCGCGACCTTGAAAAGGAGATCTCCACCCGTCTGTCCGCCGGCTATGTGAAGGATCCGAAGGTCAGCGTCGAGGTGCTGAACCACCGTCCCTTCTTCATCCTGGGCGAAGTGCGGAATCCCGGCCAGTACCAGTATGTCAACGGCATGACCGCCCTGTCGGCGGTGGCGATGGCCGGCGGATACACCTATCGCGCCAAGGAGGACTACGTCCTCATCACCCGCGGCGCCGATCCCAAGAAGGAGATCCGCCGGGCGCCGATCACGACCTCGGTGATGCCGGACGATGTGGTCCGCGTGCCGGAGCGCTATTTCTGA